Genomic DNA from Streptomyces diastaticus subsp. diastaticus:
GCAAGGGCTCCTTCCAGGGGGCGGACGGGCGGGAATGCGCGCATCCTCGCAAAGCCGTGCCCCCTGGTCCAGTAAGTGCAGGCTTAGTGGCAGATGCCCGAATCGGCCCCGCCCTGGTCATTTCCGGCCGCCCGGGTCTGTCAGGATGGAAGGCATGGGACAGCCGGAAAGCCGCGAGGCGCAGCAGCCACAGCTCCCTCCCGGCCAGCGGCTCCAGCGCGGCTGGCCGGTCACCCACTACGGGCCCGTGCCGCGCTTCCGCCCCGACCGCTGGGAGTTCCGGGTCTTCGGGGCCACCGCCGAGGAGGGCAAGCACACCTGGACGCACGAGGAGTTCACGGCCCTGCCGTACGCCACCGTCGTCGCCGACCTGCACTGCGTCACCAAGTTCAGCATGCTCGACGCCGAGTGGGGCGGGGTGCCGGCCCGTACGGTCGCCGAGGCCGCGCCCCCCGCCGACCACGTCACCCACGTCATGGTCTGGGCGGAGTACGGCTTCAGCTCCAACCTGCGGCTCGGCGACTTCCTCGACGAGCGGACCGTCTTCGCCACCCACAAGGACGGTGAACTCCTCACCGCCGAACACGGCTTCCCGCTCCGCCTGATCGTCCCCCACCTGTACGCCTGGAAAGGCCCCAAGTGGGTGCGGGGCATCGAGTACATGACCGCCGACCGGCGCGGCTTCTGGGAGGAGCGCGGCTACCACAACATCGGCGACCCCTGGCGCGAGCAGCGCTACTCCTACCAGGAGGAACCCGGGGACGGGCCGCAGTTCTGAGCACCGGGGGCGTCCGGCCGGTCGCGGGCGTCGCCCGGCGAGCGCCGCCAGGCTCTCCGCCCCGTCCGGGCGGGGGAGGCCCCGGCCGAGGCCCCCGGCGCGCCGGGAGCACCCACCGGCCACCGCGGGTGCCGCCCGGGAGATGTCAGAGCGACCGGGGGCCGCTCTGCGCCCCGTCCCGCAGCTCCTTGAGCCGGGCCACGTCGGCGGTGTGGCCCTCCTTGCCGCCCGGCGTCTCGATGACCAGCGGCACCCCGGCCACCGCCGGGTGGGCCAGCAGTTCGCCGAAGGGGTCCGCGCCGATCGAGCCCGCGCCGATGGAGGCGTGCCGGTCCTTGTGGGCGCCCGCGACGTCCTGGGAGTCGTTGGCGTGGATGAGTCGCAGCCGGCCCTCGCCGACCGTCGCCACCAGCGCGTCCAGGGTCTCCTTCACCCCGCCCGGCGCCGCCAGGTCGTGGCCGGCGGCGTGGATGTGGCAGGTGTCCAGGCAGACGCCGAGCTTCGGGTGGCGCTCCAGCACGTCGAAGTACGGGCCGAAGTCCTCGACCTCGGCGCAGAGCGAGGCGCCCTGCCCCGCCGTCGACTCCAGCAGCAGGTACGGGTCCTCGTCGTCCAGCTCGTCCAGGAGCGGCAGCATCAGCTCGCGAGCCTGCGCCAGCGCCGTCCGACGGGAGCGCCCGCCGGTCGCCGAGCCGGTGTGCACGACGACGCCGAGCGCGCCGATCTCCCGGCCCCGGCGCAGCGAGTGCCGCAGCGAGGCCACCGACTTCTCGGCGGTCGCCTCGGTGTGCGAGCCGAAGTTGATCAGATAGGGGGCGTGCACGTACGCCGGTACCGACCGCTCGGCGCACAGGCGGCGGAACTCCTCGTCCTGCCGCGGGTCGCCGACGGGTGTCGCCCAGCCGCGCGGATTGGCGACGAAGACCTGCACCGCCTCCGCGGCGAGTTCCTGGGCGTAGGCGAGGCCGGTCTTCGCGAGGCCGCCCGCCACGGGGACGTGGGCACCGATGCTGCTCCTGTTCACGGTGTCCAGGGTCGCACGGTCGCGCGCGGCCTCCGTGGCCCGGTCCGCCCCGGCCGCGGGCGCCGCGTGGGGTCAGCGGACGCGGATGCTGATCTCGGAGCCGCGCGGAGCGGTGTCGCCGCCGTCGACCGACTGGTACCAGACCGTGTCGCCGAAGAACCAGCGGGAGACGTCGACGCGGAACCCGGCGTCCTCCAGCGTCTTGCGGGCCGCCTCCTCGCTCTCGCCGGTCACGTCCGGGACCTCCACCAGGTCGGGGCCCTTGGAGAGGGTCAGCTCCACCTCGGCGCCCTCTGCCAGCTCCGCCCCGGGCTTCGGCGACTGGGCCGCCACGGCCCCCTTCTCGTGCTCGGAGAAGATCCGCTCGTCGGCGGTGCGCACCTTCAGCCCGGCCTCCTTCAGCTCCTCGGTGGCCTCCTCGACCGAGGAACCGGCCAGGTCCGGCACCTCCACCGGTGCGCCCTTGCTGACCACCAGCGCCACCGCCGAACCGCCGCGCCGCTCGGTCCCCGCGGCCGGGTCGGTGCGGATCACCTCGCCCTTGGCGACGGATTCGCTGAAGGCGCGGGTCACCATCCCCGGCGCCAGCCCGGCGTCCCGCAGCCGTGCCCGGGCCTTGTCCAGGGCCGTCCCCTCGACCCGGGGGACGGTCACCTTGCGCGGACCGAGCGACACCGTCAGCCGCACCGAGTCGTTCCCGCGCACCCGCTCGCCGGTGGCCGGGTCGGTCTTCGTCACCGTGCCCCGGTCGGCCGTGTCGCTGTAGGCCTTGTCGACGCCGCCCACCCTCAGCCCGGCGTCCGCCAGCCGCTGCCGCGCCTCGTCCTCGGTCTTGGCCAGCAGCGGCGGCACCCGCGTGAACTGCCCCGAGCTGATGTACCAGACCCCCGCGCCCACGCAGAGCACCAGCAGGACCGCGACCAGTGCCGCCAGTCCGCGCCGGTTCACGCCCCGGCGCCGGGGCGGGGCGGGAGGCTCCGGCGGGGGAGCGGTGAGCACGCTGGTGCGCTGCACCCCGTCGTCCTCGGCCGGCCCGGCCGGGGTGGCGAGGCGGGGGATGACGCTGGTGCGGTCCTCGGCGATGCTGCGGTCGCCCTCCAGCGCCGCCGGGGGCACCGCGTCCAGCGCCGCGTCGTCCAGCGCCGCCCGGGCGCCCTGGGCCAGCGCCAGCAGGGCCACCGCGTCCGCGGGCCGGTCGCCGGCGGCCCGCGCCGTCGCCGTCGCCACCAGGCGGTCCAGCTCCGGCCCCAGGTGCGGCACGGCCTCGGACGGCGGCGGCACGTCCTCGTTCAGGTGCCGGTACAGGACCTGCGCGGGGGAGTCCCCCGAGTGCGGGCGGCCACCGGTCAGCATCTCGTAGAGCACGACCCCGCAGGCGTACACGTCCACGCGGGCGTCGGCCTCGTCGTCCCGCTCGATCTGCTCGGGAGCCAGGTACGAGACGGTGCCCAGCACCGCGCCCGTGGTGTCGGTCACCGTGTCCACGGCCTTCACCAGGCCGAAGTCGGCGACCTTGACCCGCCCGTCGTCGCCTATGAGGACGTTCTCCGGCTTCATGTCCCGGTGCACGAACCCCGCCCGGTGGGCCGCGCCGAGCGCCGCGAGCACCGGCTCCAGCACGTCCAGCGCCGCCCTCGGCGTCAGTGCGCCGCGCTCGCGCAGCACGTCCCGCAGAGTGCAGCCCGGCACGTACTCCATCGCGAGATAGACGTACGCCCCCTCGGCGCCCTGGTCGAAGACGCCGACCACGTTGGGGTGCGAGAGGCGGGCGACCGAGCGGGCCTCACGGATGAAGCGCTCCACGAAGGAGGCGTCGGCGGCCAGCTCCGGGTGCATCACCTTGAGGGCCACCACCCGGTCCAGGCGGGTGTCCAGGGCCCGGTAGACCGTGGCCATGCCGCCGACGGCGATGAGCGCGTCGACGCGGTAGCGGCCGTCGAGCACCAGCCCCAGCGGGTCGGTGCCCGCGGGCCGGGGCGAAGTGTCGGGAAGCGGCGTATCCACGCCCCGGAGTCTACGAGCCACGCGGTCCCCACCGGGACTCCGGAACCCACCGCAGCCAAGCTGTGACGCCCTGGTCGCCGCCGCGTGGCCGCCCGGGGCCGGGCCCGGGCCGGTCAGAACGCGGGCCGCTCCGGATCGAGCCGTGCCACGCCCTCGACCGGCGAGGACGCCCGCGCGAAGTGCCGGCGCGGGATGCGCCCCGCCCGGTACGCCAGGCGGCCCGCCGCCACCGCGTGCCGCATCGCCGAGGCCATCAGCTCCGGCTCCTGCGCCCGGGTCACCGCCGAGGCGAGCATCACACCCGCGCACCCCAACTCCATCGCCAGCGCCGCGTCCGAGGCCGTCCCCGCGCCCGCGTCGAGGATCACCGGGACGCCGGCCCGCTCCACGATCAGCTCGAAGTTGTGCGGGTTGCGGATGCCGAGCCCCGAACCGATCGGCGAGCCCAGCGGCATCACCGCCGCACACCCCGCCTCCTCCAGGCGTCGCGCCACCACCGGGTCGTCGTTGGTGTACGGCAGCACGGTGAAGCCGTCGTCGACCAGCACCTCCGCCGCCTCCAGCGTCGCCACCGGGTCGGGCAGCAGGGTCCGCTCGTCGGCGACGACCTCCAGCTTCACCAGGTCCGTGCCGAGCGCCTCCCGGGCCAGCCGCGCGGTGAGTACCGCCTCACCGGCCGTGTAGCACCCGGCGGTGTTCGGCAGCACCTGGATCGCCAGGCGCTCCAGCACCGAGAGGACCGAACCGGCCACCCCCGGGTCCAGCCGCCGCATCGCCACCGTCGTCAGCACGGTGCCCGAGGCGGTCAGCGCCCGCTCCAGCACCTCCAGGCTCGGCGCCCCGCCGGTACCCATGATCAGCCGGGAGCCGAACTCGGTCCCTCCGATCGTGAACGTGTCGTCCGCCACGGTCAGCCTCCCTGCACCGCGGTGAGCACCTCGACGCGGTCCCCCTCGCCGAGTACGGTCGCGGCCCACGCGCCGCGCGGCACCACGGCCTCGTTGACGGCCGCCGCCACGCCGCGCGGCGCGGAGGTCAGCGTCGCCACCAGGGCCTCCAGCGTCGTCCCGGCGGCCAGCGCCCGCCGCTCGCCGTTGACGCGGACGGCGCACCCGGCCGCCTCGCTCCTCGTGTCCTCGGCCGTCATCGGGCCCCCTCCTGGACAGGCGCGGCCTCGAACCGCCGCGCGGTGAAGGCGTCCGCCGACCCGGGCAGTGCGCCCGTGGTCAGCACGTCCGCCATGACGTCTCCGGTCACCGGGGTGAGCAGCACCCCGTTCCGGTGGTGGCCGGTGGCCAGGTGCAGCCCCGGCAGCGCGGTCGGCCCCAGCAGGGGCGCGTTGTCCGGCGAACCGGGCCGCAGCCCCGCCCGGACCTCGGTGAACGGCAGCTCGGTCAGGCCCGGAACCAGCTCGTGGGCGTCCCGCAGCAGCTCGTAGACGCCGCCCGCGGTCACCGTGGTGTCCCAGCCCAGTTCCTCCGTGGTCGCCCCGACCACCAGCTCGCCGTTCTCCCTCGGCACCAGGTACACGTGGCTGCCCCGCACCACCGCCCGCACCGTCCGGCCCAGGAACGGCCCGCCGCGCCGGTACGCCTCGGGCACCGCCAGCCGGACCACCTGGCCCTTCACCGGCCGCACCGGCACCGCCACCTCCGGCGGCAGCCCGGCGAGCAGACCACTGCGGCTCCCCGCCGCCAGGACGGTCTGCCCGCCCGCCACCAGGGTGCTGTCGGCCAGCTCCACGCCCACCGCACGGTCACCACGCACCACCAGGCGCTCCGCGGTGCCCCGGCACCACGCCACCCCGGCCCGCTCGCAGGCCGTCACCAGCGCCGAGGCCAGGCGCCGCGGGTCGATCTGGTGGTCGCCGTCGACCCGCAGGCCACCCCGCACCCCGGGGGCCAGCATCGGCTCCAGCCGCCGGCACTCCCGGCCGGACAGCCACGCCGAGTCCAGC
This window encodes:
- the thiS gene encoding sulfur carrier protein ThiS, giving the protein MTAEDTRSEAAGCAVRVNGERRALAAGTTLEALVATLTSAPRGVAAAVNEAVVPRGAWAATVLGEGDRVEVLTAVQGG
- a CDS encoding sulfite oxidase-like oxidoreductase, which codes for MGQPESREAQQPQLPPGQRLQRGWPVTHYGPVPRFRPDRWEFRVFGATAEEGKHTWTHEEFTALPYATVVADLHCVTKFSMLDAEWGGVPARTVAEAAPPADHVTHVMVWAEYGFSSNLRLGDFLDERTVFATHKDGELLTAEHGFPLRLIVPHLYAWKGPKWVRGIEYMTADRRGFWEERGYHNIGDPWREQRYSYQEEPGDGPQF
- the thiO gene encoding glycine oxidase ThiO → MGSRSHEEPGAATSGAPVGPAPAAGEVRTAAFAAGGARDVVVAGGGIIGLVTAWRAARRGLTVTVVDPAPGGGAASVAAGMLAAVTELHFGEERLLALNLASAERYPEFAAELSEASGQELGYRRCGTLAVALDADDRAYLRELHALQLRSGLDSAWLSGRECRRLEPMLAPGVRGGLRVDGDHQIDPRRLASALVTACERAGVAWCRGTAERLVVRGDRAVGVELADSTLVAGGQTVLAAGSRSGLLAGLPPEVAVPVRPVKGQVVRLAVPEAYRRGGPFLGRTVRAVVRGSHVYLVPRENGELVVGATTEELGWDTTVTAGGVYELLRDAHELVPGLTELPFTEVRAGLRPGSPDNAPLLGPTALPGLHLATGHHRNGVLLTPVTGDVMADVLTTGALPGSADAFTARRFEAAPVQEGAR
- a CDS encoding deoxyribonuclease IV; this translates as MNRSSIGAHVPVAGGLAKTGLAYAQELAAEAVQVFVANPRGWATPVGDPRQDEEFRRLCAERSVPAYVHAPYLINFGSHTEATAEKSVASLRHSLRRGREIGALGVVVHTGSATGGRSRRTALAQARELMLPLLDELDDEDPYLLLESTAGQGASLCAEVEDFGPYFDVLERHPKLGVCLDTCHIHAAGHDLAAPGGVKETLDALVATVGEGRLRLIHANDSQDVAGAHKDRHASIGAGSIGADPFGELLAHPAVAGVPLVIETPGGKEGHTADVARLKELRDGAQSGPRSL
- a CDS encoding thiazole synthase produces the protein MADDTFTIGGTEFGSRLIMGTGGAPSLEVLERALTASGTVLTTVAMRRLDPGVAGSVLSVLERLAIQVLPNTAGCYTAGEAVLTARLAREALGTDLVKLEVVADERTLLPDPVATLEAAEVLVDDGFTVLPYTNDDPVVARRLEEAGCAAVMPLGSPIGSGLGIRNPHNFELIVERAGVPVILDAGAGTASDAALAMELGCAGVMLASAVTRAQEPELMASAMRHAVAAGRLAYRAGRIPRRHFARASSPVEGVARLDPERPAF
- the pknB gene encoding Stk1 family PASTA domain-containing Ser/Thr kinase, coding for MLDGRYRVDALIAVGGMATVYRALDTRLDRVVALKVMHPELAADASFVERFIREARSVARLSHPNVVGVFDQGAEGAYVYLAMEYVPGCTLRDVLRERGALTPRAALDVLEPVLAALGAAHRAGFVHRDMKPENVLIGDDGRVKVADFGLVKAVDTVTDTTGAVLGTVSYLAPEQIERDDEADARVDVYACGVVLYEMLTGGRPHSGDSPAQVLYRHLNEDVPPPSEAVPHLGPELDRLVATATARAAGDRPADAVALLALAQGARAALDDAALDAVPPAALEGDRSIAEDRTSVIPRLATPAGPAEDDGVQRTSVLTAPPPEPPAPPRRRGVNRRGLAALVAVLLVLCVGAGVWYISSGQFTRVPPLLAKTEDEARQRLADAGLRVGGVDKAYSDTADRGTVTKTDPATGERVRGNDSVRLTVSLGPRKVTVPRVEGTALDKARARLRDAGLAPGMVTRAFSESVAKGEVIRTDPAAGTERRGGSAVALVVSKGAPVEVPDLAGSSVEEATEELKEAGLKVRTADERIFSEHEKGAVAAQSPKPGAELAEGAEVELTLSKGPDLVEVPDVTGESEEAARKTLEDAGFRVDVSRWFFGDTVWYQSVDGGDTAPRGSEISIRVR